The Gemmatimonadales bacterium nucleotide sequence GGCGGGCGCATCGCGGCCGGCACCGACGCCTCCAATCAGCTCCTGATTCCGGGGTACAGCGAGCACGAGGAGATGGCGCTCCTGGTCGGTGCCGGCCTGACGCCCCGGGACGCGCTGCTTGCGGCCACCCGGAACGGCGCGCTGCTCCTGGGAGTCGACTCGCTTGGCTTGATCGCGCCGGGAAAGGCCGCCGACCTGGTGGTGCTCAAGCGTGATCCGCTGGCCGATATCCGCAACACCCAGTCGGTGGACCGGGTGATGTCCCGAGGCCGGCTGCTGTCGGCCGATTCGATCCGTGCGGCGTGGCAGCGTGAGCGATGAAACGAGTAGTAGCGCCCTGATCGATCGAATCGGTCGCTTCTTCGGGGTCGAGGCCACCCGGCAAGGCGTGCTGGCCCGTGCGGCACTCGGGTCGGAGGACCGCGGGGGCGAGCTGGTGAGCCGGCTGCTGGTCGCGATGGAGCGCGAGATCCGCCCCGACGGCACCGTGGGCGGGGCGGCCGTCCCCACGATCTGGCGAGTCCACGAGCTGGTCGATCTCGGTCGCCGCGGCAGGGACCCCGCGGTCCACCGGGCAATGACCTGGGTGCTCGGGTTGCAGGGGAAGCCCGGCGCATTCGGGGACGGCTGCGACAAGCCGCGGCACGGCCAGCGGATCTGCGAGCACTATATCCGCGGATTCTTCGCGCCGGCACCGCCGGAGCAGCGACTGACGCCGATCACCCTGCCCAACGGCAAGGTATTTCGCGCGGAGCCCGCGGCGCGATTCGCCATCAGCTGTCTCGCGCTACGCGGGGCCCTGCGCACCGGGCACGCGGCCCGCACGGCCGTGGAGCAGCACGTCGCGAGCCTCGCCGCGCTGGCCGAGCAGTGGACCAGCTGGAGTGGATTCTTTGCACCCGAGGTGATCGTGGCCGGCATGCACGCGCTCGCGCTGGCCGGGCCGTCGCATCAGGCGGTGGTGGACCGACTGGTGTCGCTGGTCGGGGAGCATCAGGCAGCCGACGGCAGCTGGCCCAACGCCGACCTGTTCCCTGTGCTGGAGGCCCTGTCTGCCACCCGGCACCCCCGGGCCAAGGCGCTGATCCAGCGGACCCGTCCCGCGCTGGCCTCCCGCCAGCGGGCCGACGGGAGCTTCGGCTCGCCGGCCCAGCAGGAGCGGGCGCTCATCGCCTTGCGAGCACTGCTCTGGGCCGAAGAGGCATCATAGTCCTGCCTGCAGCACCGCCCGCGCCACCCACCAGGCACCGATCGCCATCGCCAGGAACCCGACCAGCATGACCGACCGGCGCCCCCATGCCAGCGACCGGCTAGACGCCCGGCGCACCGCGCCGGCGGCGACCAGTGCGAAGAGGATCATCGCGAGGGTGACCCCGATGCCGAAGGCGGTGAGGTAGCCCAGGCCGAGACCGACGCGATCCATCATGGTGACCGGCACCAGGGCCACCACGCCGCTGCTCCCGGCCAGGCCGTGCAGCAACCCCACCAGGGTGATACCACCGTGGTCGTGCGGCCGCGCGGGGGGCGAGGCGGGGCCGTGCGGGTGGCCATGGGTGCCGAGGCCCTGGTGCACATGCAGATGAGCGTGTCCCCCGTGTTCCTCCGCCGAGTGCAGGTGTAACTTCCGGGCGGACGCGAGGGCCCACCCGCCCAGCCCCAGCAGCACGAGGCCGACCAGGCCTTCGCCAAGAGGCTCGTACCGGAGTGGCCAGCGGATTCCGGTTGCCAGCAGGAAGCCGCCTGCGGCGAGCACTGCAATCCCGTGACCCATCCCCCAGCGGAGGCCGAACTGGGTGGCGGAGGCGAGAGTGGGCCGGCGACTGACGAAGGTGGTCACCGCCACCATGTGATCGACTTCGAGCGCGTGCAGGCAGCCGAGCATCCCGGCGGTGCCGAGAGCAATGATGTCGGAGGACATGGGCCGGAATCCTACCACCAGGCAGACCTTTCCGAAACGAGCATGTCGGAGCCAGCCGCCGAGCCACAACCCAGAGTCCGTCTCACCTCGCTCTCCCATGGGGCCGGCTGCGCCTGCAAGCTCGGCTCGGTGGAGCTGGCAGAGATTCTGCGCCGGCTGCCAGGCGTGACGGATCCGCGGGTGATGGTGGACGCCGCCACCCGTGACGACGCGGCGGTCTTCCGCCTCACCGACGACCGCGCCCTGGTCGCCACAGTGGATTTCTTCACGCCCATCGTGGACAATCCGGCGGATTGGGGCGCGATCGCGGCGGCCAACGCGCTGAGCGACATCTACGCCATGGGCGGCACTCCCCTGTTCGCCTTGAGCCTGGTCGGCTGGCCGCGCGAGAAGGCCTCCTTCGAGATTCTGGGCGAGGTGCTCCGCGGCGCCTTCGAAGTCACCGAGCGGGCCCGATGCATGGTGCTGGGCGGCCACTCGATCGACGTCGTGGAGCCGATCTTCGGCCTGGTAGTACTCGGGGAGGTCCACCCGGACCGGGCGCTCACCAACGCCGGCGCGTGTGCCGGAGACGTGCTGGTGCTGACCAAACCGCTGGGCACCGGCATTCTCTCGACCGCGCTCAAGCGCGACGCCTTGCTGGAAGCCGGGATGGCGGAGGCAGTGCGCTGCATGACCACGCTCAACCAGGGCGCCGCCCGGGCGGCGCTCGAGGTCGGCGTCAGCGCGGCCACCGACGTCACCGGCTTCGGCCTGCTCGGTCACTTGAGCAACATGCTCGACGCGAGCCAGGTCGGCGCGGAGGTCGCTTACGAGGCGCTGCCGCTCCTGCCCCACGCCTGGAACCTCGCTTCCCGCGGCATCGTGCCGGGCGGCACCCAGCGCAACCTGGCCGCAGCGACACGGGTCGAGTGGGCCGACGACCTGGCAGCGGCCGACCGGGCGCTCTGCGTCGATGCCCAGACCTCGGGCGGGCTCCTTCTGGCAGTGCCGCCGGAGCACGAGGCGGCACTGCTCGCCGCCTTGGAAAAGGAATCGACGCCGGCGGCGGCCGTGATCGGCCGGATCACCTCGGGTCCGCCTGGCCAGATCCGCGTCGCCCGCCGGCTCTAGACCAGCGCCGCTCCGCCTGCCCGAATCCTCATGTCCCCACTGCGCTGGAGTGCCGAGCGAATGGATCAGCTGGAGAGTGCCGCGCGCCGGGGGCAGCGGGTGGCGCTCATGCGCCGGGGCACCGAGTACATCGTGGTCGCCGTGCGGGTGATCTCCGCGGGGCGGGGCGAGGCGCTGATCGGTTACCTGCCCATGACCGGCGAGGAGCTGACCTTCCGGCTGGACGAGATCGACAACATGCAGGTCATCGATTGAGCGGCCGCGCGTGAGCGGTCCCGCCGTCCTCCACCTCGACGAGAGCTGTCTGGGCAACGGACGGGAGGGCGACAACCCGGGTGGGTCCGGCGGTCTGGTCGAGGCGCGGAGCGGGAACGGGCGGATCCACCGGCTCGATTTCTATCTCCATTCGCCCGCCACCACCAACAACCGGATGGCGCTGAGCGGCGCGATCGCGGCCCTGCAGCTGCTGGGGCGGAAAGGCGCCCGGGTGCGGGCGCTGATCGTGTCCGATTCGGAGTACCTGGTCAAGGGCATGCGGGAGTGGGTGCCCGGCTGGATGGCGCGGGGCTGGAAACGCAAGGTCGGCCCGATCGAGAATCTGGAGCTGTGGCAGGCGCTGGTGGCGTCGGCCCGCCTGCACGAGGTACAGTGGACCTGGGTTCGGGGACACCGGGGACATCCCAAGAACGAATACGCCAACGACCTCGCCGTCGCGGCGGCCCGTGAGCAGAAGACCTCCCAGGGCCTGATCGAATCGGAGTTCGAGAGCTGGCTCGCCGCAAAGCTGGCCAAGGGTCTCTACGCCGATTACGCGCCGGACGAGACGTTCGCGGCGCTGGAGCGGCGCCTCGCGGCGGGTGATTCGTTTCCCCTGGCCGAATGAAGGGAGACACCACGCCGTCGCGGTCGGAAGCTTGCTTGACACCGCCGCGGGTGGTCCCTAACCTGGCTCACCGACCGCTTCGCCACGAGGGTACCGCGTGACCGATCTGGAGCGTCTGTTCCGCCGGCTGGTTCGGAACCTGGCCGACACCGAGCCGGCTCGACTGCATCAGCCACTCCCACTCGCCGACGTATACCAGTCCATCGTACCCTATCGCAGCAACCGGCGCTCGCTGGGGCTGGAGAGCAGCGAAGACTACGAGCTGGTGCTGCTCCGGCTCGCCGGCGGCGAGGGAGGCCTGGTGCGGACCGAGCCGGAGGAGGCACGGAAAAAGCTCGCGGCGGAGGCGGCGAGCAGCAATCCGGACCTGGGGCTGCTGCGCCGGATGGACAACGTCTTTCTGACCCTCCGCTCGGAGCCGCTGGCCTACGCGCTCGGTCCCGAGCCCCACGCGACGGAGTCACGTGCGGCGGGCAGGGCGGCGGCCCCGGCGCCCCCTGATTTCGCCGAGCCCGACGAGCTCCCGGCGGTCGAGGCCGCTGCTCCCGAGGCCGCCGATCCGGTGGTCGCCGATCCGGTGGCTGCTGTTCCGGTGGCTGCTGTTCCGGTGGCTGCCGTGCCCGACTGCCTCTACTGCGGCGGCAGCCTTCCACGTCATCGGACCGTGACGTTCTGCCCCCATTGTGGTCAGCGCCAGGGGCCCGCGACCTGCCCAGCGTGTCACAGCGAGGTCGAGCCCGGCTGGCGGCATTGCGTGAACTGCGGGAGCGCATTGCACGACGGCTGACTGAAGTTTTCCGCGGGCCTGCCGACACTCCGCTTCGGGGCGGTGCATCCCCGGGAGAGTCAGGCCCGCGTTATCCTTGAGAGGACCGCCACCGGGACCCCGCCGTGCCCTGGAACGCCGCCGTGCGCCCGCAGGACGTGCTCGCCGTCATCATGGGCGGCGGCGCCGGAACGCGTCTCTTCCCCTTGACCAAGGATCGCGCCAAGCCCGCCGTGCCGCTGGCGGGGAAGTACCGCCTGGTCGACATCCCCATCAGCAACTGCATCAACTCCGATCTGCGGCGGATCTTCCTGCTCACCCAGTTCAACAGCAGCTCACTGCACCGGCACGTGGTCGAGAGCTACCGGTTCGACACCTTCACTCCCGGCTTCGTGGAGATCCTCGCCGCCGAGCAGCGACCGGACCGGGTCGACTGGTACCAGGGCACCGCGGATGCCGTGCGCCAGAACATGATGCATCTCGACGCCTACCCCCACCGCCTGGTGGTGATCCTGTCAGGCGACCAGCTCTACCGGATGAACTTGTGTGCCCTGGTGGAGCAGCACGTGGCGAGCGGGGCGGAGGTGACGGTGACCACGACGCCGATCGGGGCGGAGGCGGCGCGCGCGTTCGGGATCATGCAGGTGGCGGAGGGTGGCCGGATCACCAGCTTCGTGGAGAAGCCCACGGAGCCCGGCTCGCTGGCGGCGCTGCCGGGCTACCCGGATGCCCTCCCCGCGTCGATGGGCATCTACGTGTTCGACCGGGGGGTCCTGGCCGATGCACTGGTGGGCATGGATCACGATTTCGGAAAGCACGTCATTCCGAAGCTGATCGAGACCCGCCGGGTCTTTGCCTTTCAGCACCAGGGCTACTGGGAGGACATCGGCACCATCCGGTCGTTCTACGAAGCCAATCTGGATCTCTGCGCCCCACTTCCGCAGTTCAATTTCTACGATGCCACCGCACCCATCTTCACCCACGCCCGTTACCTGCCCGCGACCAAGATCATCAAGAGTCAGGTGGAGCGCTCGGTAATCGCCGACGGCTGCATCATCAACGACGCGGTGATCGAGCATTCCCTGATCGGGGTGCGGAGCCACATCCAGGCGGGCGCGACCATCCGCGATTCCCTGGTGATGGGGCAGGACTACTACGAGACGCCCGACCGCCCGGGCCCGTGGGGCGCCCCGCCGATGGGATTGGGCCACGGGACCTCGATCGAGCGCACCATCGTGGACAAGAACGCCAGGATCGGGGACGAGGTGCGGATCACCCCGGACGGGAAGCCGGCGCACCTGGACGGACCCAACTTCTACATTCGCGAGGGGCTGGTGATCATCCCCAAGAATGCGGTGGTGATGAGCGGAACGGTCATTTAGATATTCTTTTGCGACAGAATGCACCCCGAGGCCTTGTCGCATTTGAGCCCGTTGTCCTCGACTTTGCGGCAATCTGACCCTCGCCCTGCCGCTGCCGCCGACCGGCCCGCTGCAGCGGCACCATTGACCGCATAGCGCCGCCATCCCACATTCGCTCCAATCTCGGCCGCTCGGCCGCCCCTTCTCCATCACCGGAACTCCCATGTATCGACCTGCGCTCCTGGCCGCCGGCCTCGCTGCGTGTGTTGTCAGCGGACTCGCGGCTCAGGCGAACACCCCCTCCCACCCCGCCTCCATACCCGACAGCACCGACGTGCTGATCGTCGACCATGAGTTCACCGCCGGGGTGGGAGAGTTCACCCGGGTATTCCTGCAGGCGGCACAGGTCTATCGCGGCGAGCTCAGCACCGAGGACGTGACGCTGGAGATCCGGTCGATCGGACGGCAGGTACGACTGCCCAGGGTGTATCCCCTGCTCGCGTCCCAATCGCCGTCCGGCAGCTCCATCGTCGAGCTGTACCCCACCGTGGATGCGGAGTACGAGGTGCGTCCTGTCCGCGCGGCCGGCGCTGGCGGGGGCATTTCTACCCGGCTCCGGCTGTATCGCGACATCAGGGAATCCCGCCGGCGCCAGCGGGTCATCGATCAGCCCTCTTGGGAGATCGGTATGGAGCTCGCCGGCGGGTATCACAGCGGTTTCGCCCACACCCAGAGCCCGCTGCCGGGCGAGGAGCTCAGCGGCGGGAGCAACGTCGAGCTCTGCTTCTCCGCCCGCAGCGCACCGGGTATCCCCCGGCTTGGCATGTGCGCGCTCGGCCTCGGGTACGAAACCCAGCGCGGTGCCAAGGACATCTTCTGGATCTTCACGGAGCCGCGTTTCCGGCTGCTCGGGCGGGCCAGCCGGGGCAAGTCCAACTGGGAGCTCGGCGCGCTGTTCCGCGTCGGGCTCGGTGAGATCTCCCGCTCGGCCGACGTGCCGATCATCCTCGCGCCCGGCGGCTACGTCGCCCGGCAGATCCGGCGCGATGCCAGCGGCCGGGGATGGAGTCTGCAGCTGGCCTACTCTCATCCGACGCTGTACCGGTTTGCCAAGCCGCTGGACGGGGGAGAAGGCGTCACCCCGCACAGCGACCGGCTGCTCTTCGGGATCGGGTGGTACCAGTAAGGTCCCCGCGATTTGCTTGAAGTGCCCCCTGCACGGGGGCATATTTCCGGTCCAATGCCGTCGCTGCCGCCGCCCCGCCCGAGCTCCCTTCCGTGAACGCCGTACGTCGTGAGGCCGGAGTCGTATTCCTTGCCGGCGTTCGCACCGGGTTCGGGGCGTTCGGCGGTGCGTTGAAGGAGCTGTCCGCCACCGACCTCGGTACCGTCGCCGCTCAGGGAGCGCTCGCCAGGTCCGGAGTGGAGCCCGCCGAAGTGGATCACGTGGTATTCGGCAACGTGCTCCAGACCTCCGCCGATGCCCCCTACCTTGCCCGCCACATCGGCCTCCGCTCGGCGCTCCCGGTGGAGACCCCGGCCGTCACCGTCAACCGGCTCTGCGGCTCGGGGTTCGAGGCCGTCATTCAGGGAGCGCAGCAGGTCATGCTGGGCCAATCGCGGGTGGTCCTGGCAGGCGGCACCGAGTCGATGAGCCAGGCGCCGCACGTCGTCCGCGGGGCGCGGTGGGGGCTCCGCCTGGGGCCCTCGGCCCCGATGGAAGACTCGCTCTGGGAAGCCCTGCGCGACGCCCAGTGCGGGCTCTCCATGGCGGAGACGGCGGAGAACCTGGCCCAGCAGTACCGGATCGGCCGTGAGGCGGTGGACTGCTATGCCGCGCGAAGCCAGGCCTGCGCCAAGGCGGCCTGGGACGCCGGGGTGTTCGCCGACGAGGTGGTCCCCGTCCAGCTCACCAACCGGAAGACCCGCCAGCCGGAGCCGTGGATGGCGGACGAGCACGTGCGGCCCGGCACCACCCCTGAGGTGCTGGCCAAGTTGCCGCCCTACTTCAAGAAAGACGGCGTGGTCACCGCGGGGAACGCCTCGGGCATCTGCGACGGCGCCGCCGCGCTGGTCGTCGCCGGCGAGCGGTTCGCCGAGGAGCGGGGTCTTCGGCCGATCGGACGGCTGGTGGCCTGGGCGGCGGCCGGGGTCGACCCACGCATCATGGGTATCGGCCCGGTGCCGGCCTCCCGGCGGGCGCTGGAGCAAGCGGGACTCGAGCTCGACCAGATGGACCTCGTGGAGATCAACGAGGCCTTCGCCGCCCAGTACCTCGCCGTCGAGCAGGAGCTCGGCCTCGACCGGGAGCGGACCAACATCCATGGGGGCGCCGTGGCGCTGGGTCACCCGCTTGGCGCGAGCGGCGCGCGCATCACCCTCCATCTGCTCCACGGGCTCAGGCGGCAGTCCGGTCGCTACGGACTCGGCAGCGCCTGCATCGGCGGGGGCCAGGGGGTCGCCGTGATCGTCGAAGCGTTTTCCTCATGAGGACCGGACCATGGACTTTCTGATTCCGGCGCTGGCCATCGCGGTCGTCTACTCCTTCCTGAGCCTGCGGGTGGTCCGCCAATACGAGCGTGGAGTGGCGTTCTTCCTCGGCCGCTACTGGGGAACCAAGGGACCCGGCCTGATCTTTCTGCCCGCCGGCTTCTCCGGGCAGAAGCGCGTCTCGCTTCGGATCGCGGCGATGGACATCCCGCCCCAGGACGTCATCACCCGTGACAACGTCTCGGTCAAGGTCAATGCCGTCCTCTACATGCGGGTGA carries:
- the selD gene encoding selenide, water dikinase SelD — encoded protein: MSEPAAEPQPRVRLTSLSHGAGCACKLGSVELAEILRRLPGVTDPRVMVDAATRDDAAVFRLTDDRALVATVDFFTPIVDNPADWGAIAAANALSDIYAMGGTPLFALSLVGWPREKASFEILGEVLRGAFEVTERARCMVLGGHSIDVVEPIFGLVVLGEVHPDRALTNAGACAGDVLVLTKPLGTGILSTALKRDALLEAGMAEAVRCMTTLNQGAARAALEVGVSAATDVTGFGLLGHLSNMLDASQVGAEVAYEALPLLPHAWNLASRGIVPGGTQRNLAAATRVEWADDLAAADRALCVDAQTSGGLLLAVPPEHEAALLAALEKESTPAAAVIGRITSGPPGQIRVARRL
- a CDS encoding ribonuclease H, which codes for MSGPAVLHLDESCLGNGREGDNPGGSGGLVEARSGNGRIHRLDFYLHSPATTNNRMALSGAIAALQLLGRKGARVRALIVSDSEYLVKGMREWVPGWMARGWKRKVGPIENLELWQALVASARLHEVQWTWVRGHRGHPKNEYANDLAVAAAREQKTSQGLIESEFESWLAAKLAKGLYADYAPDETFAALERRLAAGDSFPLAE
- a CDS encoding zinc ribbon domain-containing protein, with the translated sequence MTDLERLFRRLVRNLADTEPARLHQPLPLADVYQSIVPYRSNRRSLGLESSEDYELVLLRLAGGEGGLVRTEPEEARKKLAAEAASSNPDLGLLRRMDNVFLTLRSEPLAYALGPEPHATESRAAGRAAAPAPPDFAEPDELPAVEAAAPEAADPVVADPVAAVPVAAVPVAAVPDCLYCGGSLPRHRTVTFCPHCGQRQGPATCPACHSEVEPGWRHCVNCGSALHDG
- a CDS encoding glucose-1-phosphate adenylyltransferase, whose amino-acid sequence is MPWNAAVRPQDVLAVIMGGGAGTRLFPLTKDRAKPAVPLAGKYRLVDIPISNCINSDLRRIFLLTQFNSSSLHRHVVESYRFDTFTPGFVEILAAEQRPDRVDWYQGTADAVRQNMMHLDAYPHRLVVILSGDQLYRMNLCALVEQHVASGAEVTVTTTPIGAEAARAFGIMQVAEGGRITSFVEKPTEPGSLAALPGYPDALPASMGIYVFDRGVLADALVGMDHDFGKHVIPKLIETRRVFAFQHQGYWEDIGTIRSFYEANLDLCAPLPQFNFYDATAPIFTHARYLPATKIIKSQVERSVIADGCIINDAVIEHSLIGVRSHIQAGATIRDSLVMGQDYYETPDRPGPWGAPPMGLGHGTSIERTIVDKNARIGDEVRITPDGKPAHLDGPNFYIREGLVIIPKNAVVMSGTVI
- a CDS encoding acetyl-CoA C-acetyltransferase — translated: MNAVRREAGVVFLAGVRTGFGAFGGALKELSATDLGTVAAQGALARSGVEPAEVDHVVFGNVLQTSADAPYLARHIGLRSALPVETPAVTVNRLCGSGFEAVIQGAQQVMLGQSRVVLAGGTESMSQAPHVVRGARWGLRLGPSAPMEDSLWEALRDAQCGLSMAETAENLAQQYRIGREAVDCYAARSQACAKAAWDAGVFADEVVPVQLTNRKTRQPEPWMADEHVRPGTTPEVLAKLPPYFKKDGVVTAGNASGICDGAAALVVAGERFAEERGLRPIGRLVAWAAAGVDPRIMGIGPVPASRRALEQAGLELDQMDLVEINEAFAAQYLAVEQELGLDRERTNIHGGAVALGHPLGASGARITLHLLHGLRRQSGRYGLGSACIGGGQGVAVIVEAFSS